In Eriocheir sinensis breed Jianghai 21 chromosome 12, ASM2467909v1, whole genome shotgun sequence, the following proteins share a genomic window:
- the LOC126997470 gene encoding lymphocyte antigen 6D-like isoform X3, with the protein MGGVQAAAWWRVAAVVVVVAAAAGGAGALRCYKCNNCIKYELSQSQTCDAKHTHCMKMHMETGQVQRSCGTEEMCTNSETELKTRYTDVSCCTEDNCNSAPSHLHMPVLPQLLLALLLPAARFFLHFY; encoded by the exons ATGGGCGGCGTGCAGGCGGCGGCGTGGTGGCGGGTggcggccgtggtggtggtggtggcggcggcggcgggcggggcgggggcgcTGCGCTGCTACAAGTGTAACAACTGCATCAAGTACGAGCTGAGCCAGTCCCAGACGTGCGACGCGAAGCACACCCACTGCATG AAAATGCACATGGAGACCGGGCAGGTGCAACGAAGCTGTGGCACCGAGGAAATGTGTACCAACA GCGAGACGGAGCTCAAGACTCGCTACACGGACGTCTCGTGCTGCACCGAAGACAACTGCAACTCGGCCCCCAGCCACCTACACATGCCCGTGCTGCCTCAACTCCTGCTAGCGCTGCTCCTGCCCGCCGCTAGATTCTTCCTGCACTTTTACTAG